One segment of Macrotis lagotis isolate mMagLag1 chromosome 1, bilby.v1.9.chrom.fasta, whole genome shotgun sequence DNA contains the following:
- the LOC141505589 gene encoding EKC/KEOPS complex subunit LAGE3-like, with amino-acid sequence MEASIQRPHHAGPGGDSNITADNNDHGFYDFSLSVPFPSPMEAEIACRSLDPDPEPRRNGVQRELTVIGNKLVLHWRAEEARFFRVSVTTFLDYLTLVLQTMERFGPPGPHLDTSP; translated from the coding sequence ATGGAGGCATCTATCCAAAGGCCACATCATGCAGGCCCTGGGGGAGACAGCAACATCACAGCGGATAACAATGATCATGGCTTCTATGACTTCTCTCTCTCAgttcccttcccatccccaatGGAAGCAGAGATTGCATGCCGCTCTTTGGACCCAGATCCTGAGCCTCGCCGGAATGGTGTTCAGCGTGAGTTAACTGTCATTGGGAACAAATTGGTTCTCCACTGGAGAGCAGAAGAAGCACGATTCTTCCGAGTCTCTGTCACCACCTTCCTGGACTACCTGACTCTGGTGCTACAGACTATGGAGCGTTTTGGGCCCCCAGGACCCCACCTGGACACTTCCCCCTGA